The following coding sequences lie in one Oryza brachyantha chromosome 10, ObraRS2, whole genome shotgun sequence genomic window:
- the LOC121055537 gene encoding putative cyclin-dependent kinase F-2 has product MAAAVAMACKRPAPDGDACSAAAPCKKPRLLFTSIFNYERMETLGAGTYGVVYRARDRRTGETVAVKWVCPRRGRDHGQPADLDAFVRERDCLAACRGYPSVVQLRDVAANPSNWDMFLVMEFVGTRSLRDLIVGRARRPFSEAETRALMRQLLAGVRTMHAAGMAHRDIKPGNILVGPGCALKICDFGMATTAAPPYERFMVGTLHYNAPEQLTGKGQYNAQAVDTWALGCVMAELLTGGPAFTSKTVEEHLLELSELRDYDVGSKDSLAFGGLPGLSPAGREVLAGLLAFYDDKRMTAEAALEHRWFTGEDDVRDEHAGDELQDNTMTSQRPRRIQTPKFTTYSLDWAVELPGRPRYLTKQTMKIMEQGDKLDLLLKREDEAKQKRLDSEAQNRAEIQSIERAIESRLPEIEKRVEGLNYAVIGLQAKVEGLEKLATDFAKNPLEW; this is encoded by the exons atggcggccgccgtcgcgatGGCATGCAAGCGCCcggcgcccgacggcgacgcctgCTCCGCTGCTGCGCCGTGCAAGAAGCCACGGTTGCTGTTCACGAGCATCTTCAACTACGAGAGGATGGAGACGCTCGGGGCGGGAACATACGGCGTCGTCTACAGGGCTCGCGACCGCCGCACCGGCGAGACGGTGGCGGTCAAGTGGGTGTGCCCACGGCGTGGCCGCGACCATGGCCAGCCGGCCGACCTCGACGCGTTCGTGCGCGAACGCGACTGCCTTGCCGCGTGCCGCGGCTACCCGTCCGTCGTGCAGCTCAGGGACGTCGCCGCCAACCCGTCCAACTGGGACATGTTCCTCGTCATGGAGTTCGTCGGCACCCGCAGCCTCCGCGACCTCATCGTCggccgtgcccgtcgtcccTTCTCCGAGGCCGAGACCCGCGCGCTGATGCGGCAGCTTCTCGCCGGCGTCAGGACAATGCACGCCGCCGGCATGGCCCACCGCGACATCAAGCCGGGCAACATCCTCGTCGGCCCGGGCTGCGCGCTCAAGATATGCGATTTCGGGATggccaccacggcggcgccgccctaCGAGAGATTCATGGTCGGCACGCTCCACTATAACGCGCCGGAGCAGCTCACCGGAAAGGGCCAGTACAACGCCCAGGCCGTGGACACGTGGGCGCTGGGCTGCGTGATGGCCGAGCTCCTCACCGGCGGACCAGCGTTCACGTCAAAGACGGTGGAGGAGCACCTGCTCGAGCTGTCGGAGCTGCGGGACTACGACGTCGGGTCCAAGGACTCGCTGGCGTTCGGTGGCCTGCCAGGGCTGTCGCCGGCAGGACGCGAGGTGCTCGCTGGACTGCTGGCCTTCTACGACGACAAGCGGatgacggcggaggcggcgctggagcACCGGTGGTTCACGGGGGAGGACGATGTCAGGGACGAGCATGCCGGTGACGAGCTACAGGACAACACGATGACAAGCCAACGCCCGCGCAGGATTC AGACACCAAAATTCACCACATACTCTCTTGATTGGGCTGTAGAATTACCAGGACGG CCGCGCTATCTGACCAAGCAGACCATGAAGATCATGGAGCAAGGGGATAAACTTGATCTCCTGCTCAAGAGGGAGGATGAAGCGAAGCAGAAGCGATTGGATTCAGAGGCCCAGAATCGTGCTGAAATCCAGTCGATCGAGAGAGCGATCGAGTCCAGATTACCTGAGATCGAGAAACGGGTGGAAGGGCTGAATTACGCGGTGATCGGGCTACAAGCCAAGGTTGAAGGGTTGGAAAAACTTGCCACTGACTTCGCAAAGAATCCTCTAGAGTGGTAA
- the LOC121055481 gene encoding putative cyclin-dependent kinase F-2, with product MRQLLAGAGAIHGAGLIHRDIKPANVLVGPGCTLKFCDFGDATPAIPPHDEFLVGTLRYTSPEQLVGDWYYGQAVDMWALGCVMAELLTGRLLFTLSETAEEHHLDLLDLRDCDVASKDSPAFGGLPGLSPAGREVLAGLLSFDHQKRLTAEAALEHRWFTEEADCPAVLKRLADVAETEKNNL from the coding sequence ATGCGgcagctcctcgccggcgccggggcgaTCCACGGCGCCGGCCTGATCCACCGCGACATCAAGCCGGCGAACGTCCTCGTCGGCCCGGGCTGCACGCTCAAGTTCTGTGACTTCGGCGACGCCACGCCGGCCATCCCGCCGCACGACGAGTTCTTGGTCGGCACGCTCCGGTACACCTCGCCGGAGCAGCTCGTCGGCGACTGGTACTACGGCCAGGCCGTGGACATGTGGGCGCTGGGCTGCGTGATGGCCGAGCTCCTCACGGGCAGACTGCTCTTCACGCTGTCGGAGACGGCGGAGGAGCACCACCTCGATCTGTTGGACCTGCGGGACTGCGACGTCGCGTCCAAGGACTCGCCGGCGTTCGGTGGGCTGCCGGGGCTGTCGCCGGCGGGGCGCGAGGTGCTGGCTGGGCTGCTGAGCTTCGACCACCAGAAGCGGctgacggcggaggcggcgctggagcACCGGTGGTTCACGGAGGAGGCCGACTGCCCTGCCGTCCTCAAGCGCCTCGCCGACGTAGCCGAGACCGAGAAGAACAACTTATAA
- the LOC121055538 gene encoding putative cyclin-dependent kinase F-2 has translation MRQLLAGARAIHCAGLIHRDIKPANVLVGPDCTLKFCDFGDATPAIPPHDEFLVGTLRYTSPEQLVGDWYYGQAVDMWALGCVMAELLTGRLLFTLSETAEEHYLDLLDLRDCDVASKDSPAFGGLPGLSPAGREVLAGLLSFDRQKRLTSEAALEHRWFTEEADSPAVLKRLANVAEAEKNKL, from the coding sequence ATGCGgcagctcctcgccggcgccaggGCGATCCACTGCGCCGGCCTGATCCACCGCGACATCAAGCCGGCGAACGTCCTCGTCGGCCCGGACTGCACGCTCAAGTTCTGTGACTTCGGCGACGCCACGCCGGCCATCCCGCCGCACGACGAGTTCTTGGTCGGCACGCTCCGGTACACCTCGCCGGAGCAGCTCGTCGGCGACTGGTACTACGGCCAGGCCGTGGACATGTGGGCGCTGGGCTGCGTGATGGCCGAGCTCCTCACGGGCAGACTGCTCTTCACGCTGTCGGAGACGGCGGAGGAGCACTACCTCGATCTGCTGGACCTGCGGGACTGCGACGTCGCGTCCAAGGACTCGCCGGCGTTCGGTGGGCTGCCGGGGCTGTCGCCGGCGGGGCGCGAGGTGCTGGCTGGGCTGCTGAGCTTCGACCGGCAGAAGCGGCTGACgtcggaggcggcgctggagcACCGGTGGTTCACGGAGGAGGCGGACTCCCCTGCTGTCCTGAAGCGCCTCGCCAACGTAGCCGAGGCCGAGAAGAACAAATTGTAG